The Xenopus laevis strain J_2021 chromosome 5L, Xenopus_laevis_v10.1, whole genome shotgun sequence genome has a segment encoding these proteins:
- the LOC108717260 gene encoding uncharacterized protein LOC108717260 produces MEENMELEPLANGSAARPPDPKLTETPLARDAEKGGETKSQTRYRQICQGKKKWLWGFISGMSIIILIVLICVYSINNDTAGAQTQKENGPVPDKGPVPVEVTVAAEGAVPDGVTVAAEGAVPDGVTAAAEDNETAGDCERLVYVSANNSDGSFQSSYDSCASKGYELLKEPDIEVRKHCIPQGEDFWIHGRRDCEPCPVYNTHDGVLRLDSTTMRRFFCDPQAPEPTDGQI; encoded by the exons ATGGAGGAGAACATGGAACTGGAACCTCTGGCAAACGGATCTGCAGCCCGACCCCCCGACCCCAAACTTACAGAGACCCCCCTGGCTAGGGATGCGGAAAAAGGGGGAGAGACAAAGTCACAGACTCGGTACAGACAG ATATGTCAAGGCAAAAAGAAATGGCTGTGGGGGTTTATTTCTGGTATGAGCATCATCATCCTCATCGTACTGATCTGTGTATATTCAATTAACAACGATACCGCAG gTGCCcaaacacagaaagaaaatggGCCAGTTCCTGACAAAGGGCCAGTTCCAGTTGAAGTGACAGTTGCTGCTGAAGGGGCAGTTCCTGATGGAGTGACAGTTGCTGCTGAAGGGGCAGTTCCTGATGGAGTGACAGCTGCTGCTGAAGACAATGAGACTGCTGGAGACTGTGAGAGACTGGTTTATGTATCTGCCAATAACAGTGACGGCTCCTTTCAGTCCAGCTATGACTCCTGTGCCAGCAAAGGATATGAACTACTGAAAGAACCAGATATAGAA GTTAGGAAACACTGTATTCCCCAAGGAGAGGATTTCTGGATTCATGGCCGACGTGATTG TGAGCCGTGCCCAGTGTACAACACTCACGATGGAGTTTTACGTTTGGATTCCACCACAATGCGGCGTTTCTTCTGTGATCCACAAGCACCAGAACCAACTGATGG GCAAATATAA